From a single Oxalobacter vibrioformis genomic region:
- a CDS encoding transposase: protein MQTRRKYTSEYKHEAVQLVISSGQSIRQVAGNLGIRVMKNWRDCEKSLPRSKRSVIF, encoded by the coding sequence ATGCAAACAAGACGCAAATACACATCGGAGTACAAACATGAAGCGGTTCAACTGGTTATAAGCAGCGGTCAGTCGATTCGGCAGGTTGCTGGCAATCTGGGAATCCGCGTGATGAAAAATTGGCGCGATTGCGAAAAGAGCTTGCCCAGGTCAAAAAGGAGCGTGATTTTTTAA
- a CDS encoding MarR family winged helix-turn-helix transcriptional regulator yields MNRSNAEKIFHHLHHCTNLMHRAPCGGHGRGNGHTHGRGGHRGQGRIIALLQERDGIGQRELAELLHIRPPSLSELLDKLESNGMIERRQSESDRRMSHVFLTKTGRESASQFEAAREERMGMLLSSLTESEQETFSQLLEKFVNGLQDQSGAVLGRGRGGRGRGNHEHGPRVCGHGHGGEGHHECQCGNPERRGRGPGSNHFGEEGADHPDGGGRGRGGRHGHGHAHHGCCGGGGRGHKHER; encoded by the coding sequence ATGAACAGAAGTAACGCAGAAAAAATATTCCATCACCTGCATCACTGCACAAACCTCATGCACCGCGCGCCTTGTGGCGGGCACGGGCGCGGAAACGGCCACACGCATGGCCGTGGCGGTCATCGCGGGCAGGGACGCATCATCGCCCTCTTGCAGGAGCGGGACGGCATCGGTCAGCGCGAGCTTGCCGAGTTACTTCATATACGCCCCCCCTCCCTTTCCGAACTCCTGGACAAACTGGAGTCAAACGGGATGATCGAGCGCCGCCAGAGCGAATCGGACAGGCGCATGAGCCATGTATTTTTGACCAAGACGGGGCGCGAAAGCGCCTCCCAATTCGAGGCAGCCCGCGAGGAAAGAATGGGCATGCTGCTTTCCAGCCTCACCGAAAGCGAGCAGGAAACCTTCTCACAACTGTTGGAAAAATTTGTAAATGGCCTGCAGGACCAGTCAGGCGCTGTGCTGGGACGCGGGCGAGGCGGACGCGGTCGGGGAAATCATGAGCACGGTCCCCGCGTGTGTGGACACGGGCATGGCGGGGAAGGCCATCACGAGTGTCAGTGTGGCAATCCCGAGCGGCGTGGCCGCGGACCGGGCTCCAACCATTTTGGCGAAGAAGGCGCGGACCATCCCGATGGTGGTGGTCGCGGACGCGGCGGACGTCACGGGCATGGGCATGCTCATCACGGATGTTGTGGCGGTGGGGGCCGCGGGCATAAACATGAACGCTGA
- a CDS encoding tetratricopeptide repeat protein: protein MSATIGLVTPSHADTDARVYLDEGYRLYQKRQYKEALPLIQKAAEGGNPMAQTLMGMMYEEGRGVPLNMHEAIKWYRLGAQGGSTTAQTVMGLLYHDGRVVKKDHVEAVKWLMLAANKGHVMAQGMLADSYRKGDGVKRDDVEAAKWYRKAAEQGDPASQYNMGYMYYTGAGVKKSDAEAVRWLSLAEAKGDIRARALLGVMLVQGRGIKRNPKQGMEMIQSAAHSGSPEAQYLLGYAYETGSIVKKDIPEAVRWYQLAAEQGSTDAKKQLQKLYERGEY from the coding sequence TTGTCCGCTACCATCGGCTTGGTAACGCCATCGCATGCGGATACGGATGCCAGGGTCTACCTGGATGAAGGCTACCGGCTGTACCAGAAGCGGCAGTACAAGGAGGCGCTTCCCTTGATACAGAAGGCGGCTGAAGGGGGCAATCCGATGGCGCAGACGCTGATGGGGATGATGTACGAGGAAGGCCGCGGGGTGCCGCTCAATATGCATGAAGCCATCAAGTGGTATCGCCTGGGCGCACAGGGTGGCTCGACAACGGCGCAGACGGTGATGGGGCTTTTGTACCATGACGGGCGTGTGGTGAAAAAGGACCATGTCGAGGCGGTAAAGTGGCTTATGCTGGCGGCCAACAAGGGCCATGTGATGGCGCAGGGCATGCTGGCAGACAGCTACCGCAAGGGCGATGGGGTCAAGCGTGATGATGTTGAGGCCGCCAAATGGTACAGGAAGGCGGCCGAGCAGGGGGACCCGGCCTCGCAGTATAACATGGGCTATATGTACTACACCGGGGCTGGTGTCAAAAAGAGCGATGCGGAAGCGGTGCGCTGGCTGTCCTTGGCCGAAGCCAAAGGCGATATCCGTGCGAGGGCCCTTTTGGGGGTGATGCTGGTGCAGGGGCGTGGTATCAAGCGAAACCCCAAGCAGGGGATGGAGATGATCCAGAGCGCTGCGCACAGCGGCTCACCGGAGGCGCAATATCTTCTGGGATATGCGTATGAGACGGGCTCTATCGTGAAGAAGGATATTCCTGAAGCGGTGAGATGGTACCAACTGGCTGCCGAGCAGGGGTCGACGGATGCGAAGAAGCAGTTGCAGAAGTTGTATGAGCGGGGGGAATATTGA
- a CDS encoding tetratricopeptide repeat protein, with the protein MGGTLFAQDFAEGLTFYHEKKYDKALIAFEKAAKEGNMVAQYNLGVMYYKGFGVEENTAKAYNWYCKAAEQELPQAEFNLGIMYVRGHGVKMSDQQAFSWFEKSAEHGLADAQYALGMMYLSGTGVRPNSHVAEQWFDKAAGQGHKLAQNRLKKLRKNR; encoded by the coding sequence ATGGGGGGCACGCTTTTCGCGCAGGATTTTGCAGAAGGATTGACGTTTTATCACGAGAAAAAGTATGACAAGGCGCTTATCGCTTTTGAAAAGGCGGCAAAGGAAGGCAATATGGTTGCCCAGTACAATCTGGGCGTGATGTACTACAAGGGCTTTGGTGTGGAGGAAAATACGGCCAAAGCCTACAACTGGTACTGCAAGGCGGCTGAGCAGGAGTTGCCGCAGGCTGAATTTAATCTTGGTATTATGTATGTGCGCGGGCATGGCGTGAAAATGAGTGACCAGCAGGCGTTTTCGTGGTTTGAAAAGTCTGCCGAGCACGGCCTTGCGGATGCGCAGTATGCCCTGGGCATGATGTACCTGAGTGGCACGGGTGTGAGGCCAAACAGCCATGTGGCCGAGCAGTGGTTTGACAAGGCGGCCGGGCAGGGACATAAACTTGCCCAGAATCGATTGAAGAAACTTCGTAAAAACCGGTAA